One Mycolicibacterium sp. TUM20985 genomic window, GAGGCGCGGGTCTGGTACGCCACCACTGACGCAGACAGTCGCGTCGACGCCGATTGGCTGGTGCGCCAGCTGACGGCGGATGTCGACATGGTGCTCGGTGTCGTCCGTGTGGTCGATTGGCAGCACTTCTCGCCTGCGGCCGTTCGCCGCTATCTGGCCGAGTACCGGGCCAAGCTGCATCGTCGCGGCGGTGGTCACGATCACGTGCATGGAGCGAACATGGGATTTCGAGCCGACTCCTATTGGCAGATCGGCGGTTTCGCCACGCTGGCGTCCCGGGAGGACGTCGATCTGGTGCGGCGGTTCGCTGAGGCCGGCCGACGCATTCACCGAGAGGCCGACCTGTCGGTGGAGACGTCGGCCAGAAGCGAGGGACGAGCGCCCAGGGGTTTCGCGGGCTATCTGCGAGCGGTGTCACGACGGGGCGGCGCGGCATGACGGCCGCGTTGGTTCGGCGCTGGCTCGAAGCGGGCGAACTCGATCTTCCTGCACCGGGTTCCGGCCGCACGGGGTCGCGGTGGTGGAAGCTGGCGGCCATGTCGGAGAACGACGTCGTGGCGGGCAGGCTGGCCGAGGCGCACACCGACGCGCTGGCGATCCTGGGCGAACTCGGCGGGCCGCGTCCTGCATCCGGAGAGCTCTGGGGGGTATGGGCCGCCGAGGCTCCGCAGTCCGTCGTCACCGTCCGCGAGGACGACGAGGGCCGGGCGAGGCTCGAGGGCACCAAGGCCTGGTGTTCCGGCGCGGGGATCTGCACGCACGCCCTGGTGACTGCGCGACGCGACGACAACGCCCGCGGCCTCTACGCCGTCGAACTGAGTCAGCCCGCGGTGGCGCCGCAGCCGGACCAGTGGCGCAACGTCGGGATGCATGACAGCGATACGCGCGCGGTGCGCTTCAATGCCGCGATCGGCGTTCCGGTCGGCCTCCCCGGTGAGTACCTCACTAGGCCGGGCTTCTGGCACGGGGCGATGGGGGTGGCGGCCTGCTGGCTCGGGGGCGCGCGTGGTGTCGCCGCGCCGCTCTACCGTGCCGTTTCCGAAGAACACGAAGGAGCGCCGATCGACGCGCACGCCCGGGCTCACCTCGGGGCGGTCGACGCTGCGCTGGCCGCCGCGGAGGCGATGCTGGTGTCGGCCGCGTGTTACGTCGACGCCGAACCGCATGGTGCCCGAGCCGAACTCATCGCACGCCGCGTCCGCGCCGTCGTCGAGCACGCCGTCGACGAGGCCATCACCCGGACGGGGCGGGCCCTCGGGCCTGCACCCCTGGTCCTCGACGGCCGTCACGCGCAGCGGGTCGCCGATCTGACGATCTACGTGCGCCAGAGCCACGCCGAGCGCGATCTGGCCGCCCTCGGCAAGCTAGCCGC contains:
- a CDS encoding acyl-CoA dehydrogenase family protein; this encodes MTAALVRRWLEAGELDLPAPGSGRTGSRWWKLAAMSENDVVAGRLAEAHTDALAILGELGGPRPASGELWGVWAAEAPQSVVTVREDDEGRARLEGTKAWCSGAGICTHALVTARRDDNARGLYAVELSQPAVAPQPDQWRNVGMHDSDTRAVRFNAAIGVPVGLPGEYLTRPGFWHGAMGVAACWLGGARGVAAPLYRAVSEEHEGAPIDAHARAHLGAVDAALAAAEAMLVSAACYVDAEPHGARAELIARRVRAVVEHAVDEAITRTGRALGPAPLVLDGRHAQRVADLTIYVRQSHAERDLAALGKLAAR
- a CDS encoding glycosyltransferase family 2 protein is translated as MTFERAVVVVPAHDEAQRLPRCLKAIITAAAGTSIPVLTVVVLDSCSDESADLAGQFGSDVHFVEVEASNVGASRAAGFAYARTVWAADEYDEARVWYATTDADSRVDADWLVRQLTADVDMVLGVVRVVDWQHFSPAAVRRYLAEYRAKLHRRGGGHDHVHGANMGFRADSYWQIGGFATLASREDVDLVRRFAEAGRRIHREADLSVETSARSEGRAPRGFAGYLRAVSRRGGAA